A stretch of DNA from Leptospira barantonii:
TCGATAACTCGGGAACCATCACCGGAGTTTTCTCGAATGGAGTTCGTCAGCCGCTTGCAAGAATCGCGACCGCGGTTTTTAACAACCCGGCAGGTTTGGACAAGGCCGGAGATACCATGTTCGCGTATTCCATGAACTCCGGAGAACCAAACATCGGTGAGGCGGGAGTTCAGGGAAGAGGTAAGATCAACGCCGGACTTTTGGAAATGTCTAACGTGGATCTTTCCGATCAGTTTACCGATATGATCGTAACTCAAAGAGGTTTTCAGGCCAACTCGAGAACGATCACCACTTCCGATCAGATGATTCAGGAAGTCCTCGGTCTCAAACGTTAAGGATTTTCTCCGATTGATTTCCTCTTCGGCTGACTGAGATGAGCCGAAGAGGATTCGAATTCCATTCTTTCCAAATTATAGATACATTCCTTTTTTTTACAAAGTCCGGGGAAAAATTCTCTTTCCACTATATTTCCAGTACAGTTTCATTGGTTCCTGGTAAGAATGAGTCAGAAGTTCCCCAAATACATAGTTACGGACTCCCGTTCTATCGCTAAAAGACTCGACCCGGTCGCTCTTCGTTTAGAAGTTCAATTCCTAAGTTTAAAAGAATTTTTCGAGTCCGAAAACATCCGGGATTCCATCGGATTTTTGAACGTTATCTTCTATCTAACCGTTTCCAGCCTCAAAGAAACTCAAAGAGAAATTCATAAACAATTCCAGACAAATCCGTTGATCTTAAGCCGTTTTATCCTGAACGACGAGCTGAGTTATACGCAGTCGGACGACGTAAAAATCGAAGAAGATCTGATCTTTTCCATTCTCCCCGAAACGTCTTCGGATATGATTCTGAACAAAACCTTTCTCAACGCGTTCACTCAACTTCAGATGATCACCGATCAGTTCGATCTTCAGCACAAGGTCAACACGACCAAATACGAAATTTCAAAACTGACTCGGATCGGAATCAGTCTCGCGGATGAAAAGGATTTCAACAAACTTCTGAGGGAAATTATTTTCAGCGCAAGGGAAATCGCGGTCGCGGACTCGGGTTCCTTGTATCTCGTCGAAAAGGACGAACTCGGTTTTATACGCAATCTTAGGTTTAAAATTTCATCGATGGACATCGATACCGAAGAATTTTTGCTTCCGATCAATAAGTCGAGCATCGCGGGTTATGTCGCGGCCACCGGAAAAATTCTAAACATACCGGACGTTTACGATCTTCCCGAAGACGCCGAATATACGTTCAACAGCAATTTCGACGTATTATCGAATTATCATACGAAATCCATGCTCGTGGTTCCGATGAAGAATCATAGAAACGAAGTCGTGGGTGTCATTCAGCTCATCAACAAAAAGAGAAATTTCAATCAGAAGTTGACCGTGGATCAGATGAAGGGAAAGGACATTCTTCCTTTCGACGATTATTCCGCTCAACTTGTGATGAGCGTCGCGGGCCAAGCGGCGGTTGCGATTCAGAACAACAATCTTTTGCAGGAAATCGAAACCCTATTCGAAGGATTCGTAACCGCTTCCGTAAACGCGATCGAATCCCGGGACCCGACCACGAGCGGTCATTCGTTTCGAGTCGCGATTCTTACGGTCGGTTTGGCTGAAACCGTGGACTCGGTGAACGACGGTAAATACGGGGATATCAAGTTTTCCAAAGAACAGATCAAGGAAATACGTTATGCGTCCTTGCTTCATGATTTCGGCAAGGTAGGAGTTCGGGAAAAGGTTCTTGTTAAGTCTAAAAAACTGGAAGACTACGAACTTGAACTGATCCGTTGGAGATTCGAATACATAAAGAAGGATATCGAAACCAGAATTCTTCAGAAAAAAACGGATTATCTGAAAAAAAAAGGAAGCGGGGGTTTTGCGGATTACGAAACCTCTCTCGAATTCGAACTTCAGGTGGAATACCAGAAACTCGATCAGATGTTTCAGATAGTAGTCGATTCCAACGAACCTTCCATATTAGAAGAATCTAATTTTCAAATGCTCGAAGAGATCGCAAAGGTGAATTATTCGACTACCGGAGGAGATAACCTGCATCTGATCTCCCCGTATGAGTTCGGATTTTTGACGATCAAAAAAGGTTCTCTTGATTTCGCGGAAAGAAAGGAAATCGAATCCCACGTAGAACATACGTTTCAGTTTTTAAGTAAGATTCCTTGGACCGGGGATTTGAAAATGGTTCCTTCGATCGCACACGCACATCATGAAAAATTGGACGGCACCGGTTATCCGAGAGGACTCGCGGGCGATTCGATTCCGGTTCAATCCAGAATCATGACGATCTCCGATATTTACGACGCGCTTACCGACAAGGATCGACCTTACAAGAGAGCGGTTCCGGTCGAAAGAGCCCTCGACATTCTGCAGATGGAAGCAAGGGAGAATCACGTGGATCAGGATCTTTTAAAGATCTTCATCGAAGGAAAGGTCTACGAACGATTGAATAACTCCGGTTATCTGCGTTAGGCGTTCCCGCGCCGGACTTTTTGTTAAACAAAATCAGATCGAAATCGCGCGGGCCGGGCTTGCTCCGCGCTTCAGCTTCGCTTTCGGTCGTTCTTCGAACGACTGCTTCGCACGCTCCACATCCCTAACGCATACTGAAGTTATCGTAATGAAACCGAGCATCGTTGAATTTTCTTGACTTCAGATTTTTCCGAAGATCGGTCGCGAATTTCTCAGGACCACAAAACCAAATGCTTACGTTCTCAAAATCACCGATTGCGGCATGGAGCTTTGCAACCGTTAGATATTCTTTTTGATTTGAGTTTAAATGATAAAAGTCGATTCCGTTTTTCTTGCACAAATTTTGTAAGGAAGAAGGGAATTGATTCTCCAATTCGCCGCGCGTGCAATACCAAAAGTCGATTTGTTTTTTTGCGCCGCCGAGGTTCGACAATAATTCCAAACGCGCAAGAAAAGGCGTAATTCCGATTCCTCCCGCAATCCAAACTTGCCGTTCACAATCGT
This window harbors:
- a CDS encoding HD family phosphohydrolase — protein: MSQKFPKYIVTDSRSIAKRLDPVALRLEVQFLSLKEFFESENIRDSIGFLNVIFYLTVSSLKETQREIHKQFQTNPLILSRFILNDELSYTQSDDVKIEEDLIFSILPETSSDMILNKTFLNAFTQLQMITDQFDLQHKVNTTKYEISKLTRIGISLADEKDFNKLLREIIFSAREIAVADSGSLYLVEKDELGFIRNLRFKISSMDIDTEEFLLPINKSSIAGYVAATGKILNIPDVYDLPEDAEYTFNSNFDVLSNYHTKSMLVVPMKNHRNEVVGVIQLINKKRNFNQKLTVDQMKGKDILPFDDYSAQLVMSVAGQAAVAIQNNNLLQEIETLFEGFVTASVNAIESRDPTTSGHSFRVAILTVGLAETVDSVNDGKYGDIKFSKEQIKEIRYASLLHDFGKVGVREKVLVKSKKLEDYELELIRWRFEYIKKDIETRILQKKTDYLKKKGSGGFADYETSLEFELQVEYQKLDQMFQIVVDSNEPSILEESNFQMLEEIAKVNYSTTGGDNLHLISPYEFGFLTIKKGSLDFAERKEIESHVEHTFQFLSKIPWTGDLKMVPSIAHAHHEKLDGTGYPRGLAGDSIPVQSRIMTISDIYDALTDKDRPYKRAVPVERALDILQMEARENHVDQDLLKIFIEGKVYERLNNSGYLR